One Artemia franciscana chromosome 6, ASM3288406v1, whole genome shotgun sequence DNA window includes the following coding sequences:
- the LOC136028021 gene encoding uncharacterized protein LOC136028021 isoform X5, producing the protein MSDCFVEGDKSSDWRKPLSDKLDDIYEFNSCYNKLLAENGLEDGDDGDEEENMADCFVEGDKSSDWRKPLSDKLDDIYEFNSSYNKLLAENGMEGGDDGDEEENMSDCDVESDVSSEKNSEFMPRTNTQQSSPGPINPIKRRAAFLQKYGPHSSNNSPPSDNIEEETFCLLKSVDGKGVKSKKVRIRASHGSIATSNVKQAVTQLSQGSVKSECLKKGSENVTASKNRKQSKDFVLIPMPPPPLTPKSAARNHRQRKPSLNVKSSSASPSLKPKAVVSIVQKKSVQLVDYSDTEMSVVSFTSRDTSSSNSRSSMSGRRRRKSCIPSSLRKRTIKYNSGDGNSSMSSVNSLFRNKMMNKGSKKIADPLTVTEKTDLNKNIKTKNFVGFSTDDNESGKTNVLHSVELVDEETESQRSRCTAENVLLGKENENETAIQSRTNLTECHTDKIEDSATLRSFSKTAGYSKQRNNEVFNLKESFTVIDNRANEIPKILASTKRINGKVSCNNIIDENDATCNIEDKSSKNKNQSGDYVRSDNSIVSSSKSKVSRTRFSKRSANNLDLTNIIPDIPSQDNSNLSSERRVTRSIRKNFDNIRRVSDIHKEDISETVTNISPDKQTTVIEKRRLIVGISEAPVSAQNNGKCKEFPICSTEDRSCNSMISKQKGKDKSRDSFQAKENGDEAVKTPSGLWKVNENKGSVLENRDAEDNDIKKRHVRKECSSSEVTVSVNSETGAVSLSQKYKRVTSVLKLKDDSTSVKGRELNDVLSLLDETILSDSSGKRITRSRLRATCTPVAALKPSSLSLSTSASLFPNETSSQSADSISVLSEAPTQIFTSVNPRKVNNKGGLTNMSECAKNGAVRTTSSTPNGVVPPQPQELSDLFSPIQSGSKNLGAAIQSNSVKVNDEANSNQLFTPQNFENCVRQAVTLILSTFIPNLAASQGQPNTEQRPASNAESLNAQQQQISSSNLAWSNLLLQNPFFTPGSISNLLSGSGLVHQPTPSLPTTLLPSIVTQGETNKKEEPISSSAKQIKEAEESPEKNGTPAYTQSLAKKKKLSHSPLPVITKKRNHAKDKGGSSLIHNKGSLQKLREEKKPQTHAAHRLRPAAVTKQTPEIGRSPVLNRKQVKLFDPENSLADLLKKRSNSLLKKKRTVSASPTYVSGSKKKNLNITSPQLYENNIKEDGQIHTRNQDLSSDVDASKLRRNSDKEKSLSVVRNKPTDQSILDTINRFKQPLDVVKYDGVPHNQSLAKTATEKRPFSPTVIAKKNLQRQKVSCVNRQDDLESPILSYNASDDNSVTLRSKGSAIVRKKAGENPQFRTPTLKKKSLSLKVSSESPQEKIHLKSPIMGSNAFGDDSGALRSRELTLVRNKSAGTLQLEVPIVEKRSLSSKVSNESQQTSPILSSNVSSDNMSLRSRRSVLKRGKSINKKKPLAPKTVNETGQVDLESSLFTSKYDYTPQRSGERSLPKEATAEKFQFRTPIAQKKTLTPKSTKKSMDDDLEGPIPNTNASEEENKSPKSRRLTTPRKCVSCSDCSSETPRQAFKDSSQFSKATKRKLWEPIESTSESGGKKIHRKRSRLVAPNLIKSSKINKNISRHHFRKQKEILKSKKKFENPKLSLRSQFPGESKQSASGTRKAKVSEERNKKAHLRDTRTTMDDLRFKTFSSRIRDLSAKTERQPLRNLSGLPSSIANALRESDSDDDDEGADFLLHL; encoded by the exons ATAACAAGCTTTTGGCTGAGAATGGCATGGAAGGTGGTGATGATGGTGACGAAGAAGAGAACATGTCAGACTGT GATGTTGAATCGGATGTTTCATCAGAGAAGAATTCTGAATTTATGCCAAGGACTAACACACAGCAGTCCTCGCCTGGGCCCATCAACCCAATCAAAAGACGAGCAgcatttttgcaaaaatatggacCTCACTCCTCCAACAACAGTCCACCGTCTGATAACATCGAGGAGGAgactttttgtttgttaaaatcTGTGGATGGAAAGGGTGTTAAAAGTAAGAAAGTGCGTATTCGAGCCTCTCATGGAAGTATAGCCACTTCGAATGTAAAACAGGCTGTGACTCAACTGTCGCAAGGGTCTGTTAAAAgtgaatgtttgaaaaaaggcTCTGAAAACGTCACAGCTTCAAAGAACCGTAAACAATCgaaagattttgttttaattccgATGCCTCCCCCTCCTCTTACGCCTAAAAGTGCTGCAAGAAACCATAGACAAAGAAAACCGTCACTAAATGTTAAATCGTCATCTGCTTCTCCTTCTTTGAAACCAAAAGCAGTTGTGTCAATTGTGCAGAAGAAAAGCGTTCAACTGGTTGACTATAGTGACACAGAGATGTCCGTTGTATCTTTCACCAGTCGTGATACATCTTCGTCAAACTCCCGAAGTTCTATgtcaggaagaagaagaagaaaaagttgtATTCCTTCTTCTCTTAGGAAGAGAACGATAAAATACAATTCTGGTGATGGCAACTCAAGTATGAGCAGCGTGAACAgtctttttagaaataaaatgatgaaTAAAGGAAGCAAAAAAATAGCAGACCCATTGACAGTGACAGAGAAAACTGATctgaataaaaacataaaaacaaagaatttcGTTGGATTTTCAACTGACGATAATGAAAGTGGAAAGACCAATGTATTACATAGTGTAGAGCTTGTAGATGAAGAAACAGAAAGTCAGCGTTCAAGATGTACAGCAGAGAATGTTTTGCTGGGAAAGGAGAACGAAAACGAGACTGCTATTCAGAGCAGAACCAACCTAACTGAATGTCATACTGATAAAATCGAGGATAGTGCCACTCTTCGCAGTTTTTCTAAAACTGCTGGATACAGTAAGCAAAGAAACAATGAAGTATTCAACCTTAAAGAGTCATTTACTGTCATAGACAATAGGGCAAATGAGATTCCAAAAATTCTGGCttcaacaaaaagaataaatggaAAAGTATCTTGCAACAACATCATTGATGAAAATGATGCAACTTGCAACATTGAAGATAAaagcagcaaaaataaaaaccaaagtgGAGACTATGTGCGTTCGGACAATTCTATTGTCAGCAGCtctaagtcaaaagtttcacgaacaaggTTTAGTAAACGTAGTGCGAATAATCTTGATTTAACAAACATTATACCTGATATCCCCTCTCAAGATAATAGCAATTTATCATCTGAGAGACGAGTTACTCGTTCTATCCGTAAAAATTTCGATAATATACGAAGGGTTAGTGACATTCATAAGGAAGACATCTCTGAAACAGTTACTAATATCTCCCCTGATAAGCAGACAACAGTTATAGAGAAGAGGAGACTAATCGTAGGTATCAGTGAAGCGCCAGTGAGTGCTCAGAACAACGGTAAATGTAAAGAATTTCCCATATGTTCAACCGAAGATAGAAGCTGTAACAGCATGATTTCTAAACAGAAAGGAAAAGATAAATCAAGGGACTCCTTTCAAGCCAAAGAAAATGGTGACGAAGCCGTGAAAACACCTTCTGGATTATGGaaagttaatgaaaataaaggttCAGTATTAGAAAACCGTGATGCAGAAGataatgacataaaaaaaagacatgtgaGGAAAGAGTGCAGCTCAAGTGAAGTTACTGTTTCTGTCAACAGTGAGACGGGGGCTGTTTCGCTATCACAAAAGTATAAGAGAGTCACTTCTGTGCTGAAACTGAAGGATGACTCGACTTCTGTCAAGGGCCGTGAACTTAATGACGTACTCTCGCTGTTAGATGAAACAATACTTTCTGACAGTTCTGGGAAACGTATTACTAGGTCACGCCTTCGCGCAACCTGCACACCTGTTGCAGCTTTGAAGCCTTCTTCCCTTTCATTATCAACTTCTGCATCACTGTTTCCAAATGAAACGTCTAGCCAATCGGCAGACTCAATTAGTGTGTTGTCTGAAGCTCCAACTCAAATTTTCACTAGTGTTAACCCTCGTAAAGTAAATAACAAGGGGGGCCTTACGAATATGTCAGAATGTGCTAAGAACGGGGCTGTACGGACCACAAGTAGCACACCAAACGGAGTAGTTCCCCCACAACCACAAGAGCTTAGTGATCTATTTTCACCAATTCAGTCTGGTAGTAAGAACCTCGGTGCTGCTATCCAAAGTAATTCTGTGAAAGTGAATGATGAAGCAAATTCGAATCAATTGTTTActccccaaaattttgagaattgcGTGCGACAAGCAGTAACATTGATACTGTCCACGTTTATCCCAAATTTAGCTGCGTCTCAGGGACAACCAAACACAGAGCAGAGACCAGCTTCCAATGCAGAAAGTTTAAACGCTCAGCAACAACAAATATCATCATCAAATTTAGCTTGGTCGAATCTTCTACtccaaaatccgttttttactCCTGGTAGTATATCAAATTTATTGAGTGGAAGTGGCTTAGTCCATCAGCCAACTCCTAGTTTGCCCACCACACTATTGCCTTCAATCGTCACCCAGGGTGAAacgaataaaaaagaagaaccgATTTCTTCATCTGCTAAGCAGATTAAAGAGGCTGAAGAAAGTCCAGAAAAAAATGGAACACCTGCTTACACTCAATCTttagcaaaaaagaagaagcttaGCCATAGCCCATTGCCTGTCATTACTAAGAAGCGTAATCACGCTAAAGACAAAGGTGGTTCAAGTCTAATACATAATAAAGGAAGCCTACAAAAACTTAGGGAAGAAAAAAAGCCTCAAACACATGCAGCACATCGTTTACGACCTGCTGCTGTGACAAAGCAGACACCCGAAATTGGAAGGTCACCAGTGCTTAATCGAAAGCAAGTGAAGCTTTTTGATCCGGAAAACTCCTTGGCTGACCTATTGAAAAAACGTTCTAACtctcttctaaagaaaaaaagaactgttAGTGCATCTCCTacttatgtttcaggttctaagaaaaagaatttaaatataacTTCCCCACAACTATATGAAAATAACATCAAAGAGGATGGACAAATACATACCCGCAATCAGGATCTATCTAGTGATGTTGATGCGTCAAAGCTCAGGAGAAatagtgataaagaaaaaagtttgagTGTAGTCAGAAACAAACCTACAGATCAAAGCATTTTAGATACTATAAATCGATTTAAACAGCCTCTGGATGTAGTAAAATACGATGGTGTCCCTCACAATCAAAGTTTAGCTAAAACTGCTACTGAAAAAAGGCCTTTTTCACCAACTGTTATTGCTAAGAAAAACCTACAACGTCAAAAAGTCTCCTGTGTAAATCGACAAGATGACTTAGAAAGTCCTATTTTGTCCTATAATGCATCTGATGATAACAGTGTGACTCTGAGATCTAAAGGGTCAGCAATAGTAAGGAAGAAAGCGGGTGAAAATCCTCAGTTTCGAACccccactttaaaaaaaaagtcactttCACTGAAAGTGTCGAGCGAAAGTCCACAAGAAAAAATCCACTTGAAAAGTCCCATTATGGGTTCTAATGCATTTGGTGATGATAGTGGAGCTTTGCGATCTAGAGAGTTAACCTTAGTAAGGAATAAATCAGCTGGAACACTTCAGTTGGAAGTTCCCATTGTTGAGAAAAGATCACTGtcctcaaaagtttcaaacGAAAGTCAGCAAACAAGCCCTATATTAAGCTCTAATGTATCCAGTGATAATATGTCTTTAAGATCAAGAAGGTCAGTCTTAAAACGTGGGAAGTCGATTAATAAGAAAAAGCCGCTTGCTCCAAAAACCGTAAATGAAACTGGGCAAGTTGACTTGGAAAGCTCTCTGTTCACCTCCAAATATGATTATACGCCTCAAAGATCCGGAGAAAGGTCTCTACCAAAGGAGGCAACTGCAGAGAAGTTTCAGTTCCGTACTCCGATTGCCCAGAAAAAGACTCTTACACCAAAGTCCACAAAGAAAAGTATGGATGATGACTTAGAGGGTCCTATCCCGAACACCAATGCATCCgaagaagaaaataagtctCCAAAGTCTAGAAGACTTACAACTCCCAGAAAATGTGTCAGCTGTTCCGACTGTAGTTCTGAGACTCCACGTCAAGCTTTTAAGGACTCGAGCCAGTTCAGTAAAGCAACGAAGAGGAAGCTGTGGGAGCCAATCGAGTCTACTAGTGAAAGTGGGGGAAAGAAAATTCATCGAAAAAGGTCTAGACTTGTCGCTCCTAATTTGATCAAGTCTAGTAAAATCAATAAGAACATATccagacatcattttagaaagcaaaaggaaattttgaaatcaaagaaaaaatttgaaaatccaaaGCTTAGCCTTCGGAGTCAGTTTCCTGGCGAGTCAAAACAGAGTGCTTCAGGTACAAGAAAAGCAAAAGTGAGTGAAGAGAGAAACAAGAAAGCTCACTTAAGAGATACTAGAACAACCATGGATGACCTCagatttaaaacattttcatcTCGAATTCGCGATTTATCCGCTAAGACGGAAAGACAGCCTCTCCGTAATCTGTCTGGTTTACCTTCATCAATCGCTAACGCTTTGCGCGAAAGCGATAGCGATGATGATGACGAAGGTGCCGATTTTTTGCTTCATTTGTGA
- the LOC136028021 gene encoding uncharacterized protein LOC136028021 isoform X1: MVVEGDKSSDWRKPFSDKLDDIYEFNSCYNKLLAENGLEDGDDGDEEENMSDCFVEGDKSSDWRKPLSDKLDDIYEFNSCYNKLLAENGLEDGDDGDEEENMADCFVEGDKSSDWRKPLSDKLDDIYEFNSSYNKLLAENGMEGGDDGDEEENMSDCDVESDVSSEKNSEFMPRTNTQQSSPGPINPIKRRAAFLQKYGPHSSNNSPPSDNIEEETFCLLKSVDGKGVKSKKVRIRASHGSIATSNVKQAVTQLSQGSVKSECLKKGSENVTASKNRKQSKDFVLIPMPPPPLTPKSAARNHRQRKPSLNVKSSSASPSLKPKAVVSIVQKKSVQLVDYSDTEMSVVSFTSRDTSSSNSRSSMSGRRRRKSCIPSSLRKRTIKYNSGDGNSSMSSVNSLFRNKMMNKGSKKIADPLTVTEKTDLNKNIKTKNFVGFSTDDNESGKTNVLHSVELVDEETESQRSRCTAENVLLGKENENETAIQSRTNLTECHTDKIEDSATLRSFSKTAGYSKQRNNEVFNLKESFTVIDNRANEIPKILASTKRINGKVSCNNIIDENDATCNIEDKSSKNKNQSGDYVRSDNSIVSSSKSKVSRTRFSKRSANNLDLTNIIPDIPSQDNSNLSSERRVTRSIRKNFDNIRRVSDIHKEDISETVTNISPDKQTTVIEKRRLIVGISEAPVSAQNNGKCKEFPICSTEDRSCNSMISKQKGKDKSRDSFQAKENGDEAVKTPSGLWKVNENKGSVLENRDAEDNDIKKRHVRKECSSSEVTVSVNSETGAVSLSQKYKRVTSVLKLKDDSTSVKGRELNDVLSLLDETILSDSSGKRITRSRLRATCTPVAALKPSSLSLSTSASLFPNETSSQSADSISVLSEAPTQIFTSVNPRKVNNKGGLTNMSECAKNGAVRTTSSTPNGVVPPQPQELSDLFSPIQSGSKNLGAAIQSNSVKVNDEANSNQLFTPQNFENCVRQAVTLILSTFIPNLAASQGQPNTEQRPASNAESLNAQQQQISSSNLAWSNLLLQNPFFTPGSISNLLSGSGLVHQPTPSLPTTLLPSIVTQGETNKKEEPISSSAKQIKEAEESPEKNGTPAYTQSLAKKKKLSHSPLPVITKKRNHAKDKGGSSLIHNKGSLQKLREEKKPQTHAAHRLRPAAVTKQTPEIGRSPVLNRKQVKLFDPENSLADLLKKRSNSLLKKKRTVSASPTYVSGSKKKNLNITSPQLYENNIKEDGQIHTRNQDLSSDVDASKLRRNSDKEKSLSVVRNKPTDQSILDTINRFKQPLDVVKYDGVPHNQSLAKTATEKRPFSPTVIAKKNLQRQKVSCVNRQDDLESPILSYNASDDNSVTLRSKGSAIVRKKAGENPQFRTPTLKKKSLSLKVSSESPQEKIHLKSPIMGSNAFGDDSGALRSRELTLVRNKSAGTLQLEVPIVEKRSLSSKVSNESQQTSPILSSNVSSDNMSLRSRRSVLKRGKSINKKKPLAPKTVNETGQVDLESSLFTSKYDYTPQRSGERSLPKEATAEKFQFRTPIAQKKTLTPKSTKKSMDDDLEGPIPNTNASEEENKSPKSRRLTTPRKCVSCSDCSSETPRQAFKDSSQFSKATKRKLWEPIESTSESGGKKIHRKRSRLVAPNLIKSSKINKNISRHHFRKQKEILKSKKKFENPKLSLRSQFPGESKQSASGTRKAKVSEERNKKAHLRDTRTTMDDLRFKTFSSRIRDLSAKTERQPLRNLSGLPSSIANALRESDSDDDDEGADFLLHL, encoded by the exons ATAACAAGCTTTTGGCTGAGAATGGCATGGAAGGTGGTGATGATGGTGACGAAGAAGAGAACATGTCAGACTGT GATGTTGAATCGGATGTTTCATCAGAGAAGAATTCTGAATTTATGCCAAGGACTAACACACAGCAGTCCTCGCCTGGGCCCATCAACCCAATCAAAAGACGAGCAgcatttttgcaaaaatatggacCTCACTCCTCCAACAACAGTCCACCGTCTGATAACATCGAGGAGGAgactttttgtttgttaaaatcTGTGGATGGAAAGGGTGTTAAAAGTAAGAAAGTGCGTATTCGAGCCTCTCATGGAAGTATAGCCACTTCGAATGTAAAACAGGCTGTGACTCAACTGTCGCAAGGGTCTGTTAAAAgtgaatgtttgaaaaaaggcTCTGAAAACGTCACAGCTTCAAAGAACCGTAAACAATCgaaagattttgttttaattccgATGCCTCCCCCTCCTCTTACGCCTAAAAGTGCTGCAAGAAACCATAGACAAAGAAAACCGTCACTAAATGTTAAATCGTCATCTGCTTCTCCTTCTTTGAAACCAAAAGCAGTTGTGTCAATTGTGCAGAAGAAAAGCGTTCAACTGGTTGACTATAGTGACACAGAGATGTCCGTTGTATCTTTCACCAGTCGTGATACATCTTCGTCAAACTCCCGAAGTTCTATgtcaggaagaagaagaagaaaaagttgtATTCCTTCTTCTCTTAGGAAGAGAACGATAAAATACAATTCTGGTGATGGCAACTCAAGTATGAGCAGCGTGAACAgtctttttagaaataaaatgatgaaTAAAGGAAGCAAAAAAATAGCAGACCCATTGACAGTGACAGAGAAAACTGATctgaataaaaacataaaaacaaagaatttcGTTGGATTTTCAACTGACGATAATGAAAGTGGAAAGACCAATGTATTACATAGTGTAGAGCTTGTAGATGAAGAAACAGAAAGTCAGCGTTCAAGATGTACAGCAGAGAATGTTTTGCTGGGAAAGGAGAACGAAAACGAGACTGCTATTCAGAGCAGAACCAACCTAACTGAATGTCATACTGATAAAATCGAGGATAGTGCCACTCTTCGCAGTTTTTCTAAAACTGCTGGATACAGTAAGCAAAGAAACAATGAAGTATTCAACCTTAAAGAGTCATTTACTGTCATAGACAATAGGGCAAATGAGATTCCAAAAATTCTGGCttcaacaaaaagaataaatggaAAAGTATCTTGCAACAACATCATTGATGAAAATGATGCAACTTGCAACATTGAAGATAAaagcagcaaaaataaaaaccaaagtgGAGACTATGTGCGTTCGGACAATTCTATTGTCAGCAGCtctaagtcaaaagtttcacgaacaaggTTTAGTAAACGTAGTGCGAATAATCTTGATTTAACAAACATTATACCTGATATCCCCTCTCAAGATAATAGCAATTTATCATCTGAGAGACGAGTTACTCGTTCTATCCGTAAAAATTTCGATAATATACGAAGGGTTAGTGACATTCATAAGGAAGACATCTCTGAAACAGTTACTAATATCTCCCCTGATAAGCAGACAACAGTTATAGAGAAGAGGAGACTAATCGTAGGTATCAGTGAAGCGCCAGTGAGTGCTCAGAACAACGGTAAATGTAAAGAATTTCCCATATGTTCAACCGAAGATAGAAGCTGTAACAGCATGATTTCTAAACAGAAAGGAAAAGATAAATCAAGGGACTCCTTTCAAGCCAAAGAAAATGGTGACGAAGCCGTGAAAACACCTTCTGGATTATGGaaagttaatgaaaataaaggttCAGTATTAGAAAACCGTGATGCAGAAGataatgacataaaaaaaagacatgtgaGGAAAGAGTGCAGCTCAAGTGAAGTTACTGTTTCTGTCAACAGTGAGACGGGGGCTGTTTCGCTATCACAAAAGTATAAGAGAGTCACTTCTGTGCTGAAACTGAAGGATGACTCGACTTCTGTCAAGGGCCGTGAACTTAATGACGTACTCTCGCTGTTAGATGAAACAATACTTTCTGACAGTTCTGGGAAACGTATTACTAGGTCACGCCTTCGCGCAACCTGCACACCTGTTGCAGCTTTGAAGCCTTCTTCCCTTTCATTATCAACTTCTGCATCACTGTTTCCAAATGAAACGTCTAGCCAATCGGCAGACTCAATTAGTGTGTTGTCTGAAGCTCCAACTCAAATTTTCACTAGTGTTAACCCTCGTAAAGTAAATAACAAGGGGGGCCTTACGAATATGTCAGAATGTGCTAAGAACGGGGCTGTACGGACCACAAGTAGCACACCAAACGGAGTAGTTCCCCCACAACCACAAGAGCTTAGTGATCTATTTTCACCAATTCAGTCTGGTAGTAAGAACCTCGGTGCTGCTATCCAAAGTAATTCTGTGAAAGTGAATGATGAAGCAAATTCGAATCAATTGTTTActccccaaaattttgagaattgcGTGCGACAAGCAGTAACATTGATACTGTCCACGTTTATCCCAAATTTAGCTGCGTCTCAGGGACAACCAAACACAGAGCAGAGACCAGCTTCCAATGCAGAAAGTTTAAACGCTCAGCAACAACAAATATCATCATCAAATTTAGCTTGGTCGAATCTTCTACtccaaaatccgttttttactCCTGGTAGTATATCAAATTTATTGAGTGGAAGTGGCTTAGTCCATCAGCCAACTCCTAGTTTGCCCACCACACTATTGCCTTCAATCGTCACCCAGGGTGAAacgaataaaaaagaagaaccgATTTCTTCATCTGCTAAGCAGATTAAAGAGGCTGAAGAAAGTCCAGAAAAAAATGGAACACCTGCTTACACTCAATCTttagcaaaaaagaagaagcttaGCCATAGCCCATTGCCTGTCATTACTAAGAAGCGTAATCACGCTAAAGACAAAGGTGGTTCAAGTCTAATACATAATAAAGGAAGCCTACAAAAACTTAGGGAAGAAAAAAAGCCTCAAACACATGCAGCACATCGTTTACGACCTGCTGCTGTGACAAAGCAGACACCCGAAATTGGAAGGTCACCAGTGCTTAATCGAAAGCAAGTGAAGCTTTTTGATCCGGAAAACTCCTTGGCTGACCTATTGAAAAAACGTTCTAACtctcttctaaagaaaaaaagaactgttAGTGCATCTCCTacttatgtttcaggttctaagaaaaagaatttaaatataacTTCCCCACAACTATATGAAAATAACATCAAAGAGGATGGACAAATACATACCCGCAATCAGGATCTATCTAGTGATGTTGATGCGTCAAAGCTCAGGAGAAatagtgataaagaaaaaagtttgagTGTAGTCAGAAACAAACCTACAGATCAAAGCATTTTAGATACTATAAATCGATTTAAACAGCCTCTGGATGTAGTAAAATACGATGGTGTCCCTCACAATCAAAGTTTAGCTAAAACTGCTACTGAAAAAAGGCCTTTTTCACCAACTGTTATTGCTAAGAAAAACCTACAACGTCAAAAAGTCTCCTGTGTAAATCGACAAGATGACTTAGAAAGTCCTATTTTGTCCTATAATGCATCTGATGATAACAGTGTGACTCTGAGATCTAAAGGGTCAGCAATAGTAAGGAAGAAAGCGGGTGAAAATCCTCAGTTTCGAACccccactttaaaaaaaaagtcactttCACTGAAAGTGTCGAGCGAAAGTCCACAAGAAAAAATCCACTTGAAAAGTCCCATTATGGGTTCTAATGCATTTGGTGATGATAGTGGAGCTTTGCGATCTAGAGAGTTAACCTTAGTAAGGAATAAATCAGCTGGAACACTTCAGTTGGAAGTTCCCATTGTTGAGAAAAGATCACTGtcctcaaaagtttcaaacGAAAGTCAGCAAACAAGCCCTATATTAAGCTCTAATGTATCCAGTGATAATATGTCTTTAAGATCAAGAAGGTCAGTCTTAAAACGTGGGAAGTCGATTAATAAGAAAAAGCCGCTTGCTCCAAAAACCGTAAATGAAACTGGGCAAGTTGACTTGGAAAGCTCTCTGTTCACCTCCAAATATGATTATACGCCTCAAAGATCCGGAGAAAGGTCTCTACCAAAGGAGGCAACTGCAGAGAAGTTTCAGTTCCGTACTCCGATTGCCCAGAAAAAGACTCTTACACCAAAGTCCACAAAGAAAAGTATGGATGATGACTTAGAGGGTCCTATCCCGAACACCAATGCATCCgaagaagaaaataagtctCCAAAGTCTAGAAGACTTACAACTCCCAGAAAATGTGTCAGCTGTTCCGACTGTAGTTCTGAGACTCCACGTCAAGCTTTTAAGGACTCGAGCCAGTTCAGTAAAGCAACGAAGAGGAAGCTGTGGGAGCCAATCGAGTCTACTAGTGAAAGTGGGGGAAAGAAAATTCATCGAAAAAGGTCTAGACTTGTCGCTCCTAATTTGATCAAGTCTAGTAAAATCAATAAGAACATATccagacatcattttagaaagcaaaaggaaattttgaaatcaaagaaaaaatttgaaaatccaaaGCTTAGCCTTCGGAGTCAGTTTCCTGGCGAGTCAAAACAGAGTGCTTCAGGTACAAGAAAAGCAAAAGTGAGTGAAGAGAGAAACAAGAAAGCTCACTTAAGAGATACTAGAACAACCATGGATGACCTCagatttaaaacattttcatcTCGAATTCGCGATTTATCCGCTAAGACGGAAAGACAGCCTCTCCGTAATCTGTCTGGTTTACCTTCATCAATCGCTAACGCTTTGCGCGAAAGCGATAGCGATGATGATGACGAAGGTGCCGATTTTTTGCTTCATTTGTGA